Proteins encoded by one window of Chryseobacterium aquaeductus:
- the map gene encoding type I methionyl aminopeptidase yields the protein MIQLKTIDEIRLMRESAQLVSRTLGMLAKEIKPGITTLYLDKLAHDFIKDHGAEPAFLGYGGFPYSLCISPNEQVVHGFPNKEEIKEGDVLSVDCGAILNGFVGDHAYTFEIGEVKPEIKKLLKVTKESLYKGIEQCVRGKRIGDISYAIQSHCEKEGYGVVRELVGHGLGRKMHEEPNVPNYGRQGSGKIIKDGLTIAIEPMVNMGTEKVKFHNDGWTVTTLDNKTSAHFEHDVAVVNGKPVLLSTFKYVHQALGIESDEEKPFQMEF from the coding sequence ATGATTCAATTAAAAACGATAGACGAAATTCGTCTCATGAGAGAAAGTGCTCAATTGGTTTCGCGTACATTAGGAATGTTGGCGAAGGAAATCAAACCTGGGATTACCACTTTATATTTAGATAAATTAGCGCATGATTTCATTAAAGATCATGGCGCAGAACCTGCATTTTTAGGGTACGGAGGTTTTCCGTATTCACTTTGTATTTCACCGAATGAGCAGGTGGTGCATGGTTTTCCAAATAAGGAAGAAATCAAAGAAGGTGACGTACTTTCTGTTGATTGCGGGGCTATCCTTAATGGTTTTGTTGGCGATCATGCTTACACTTTTGAGATTGGTGAAGTAAAACCTGAAATCAAAAAACTACTTAAAGTAACCAAAGAATCTCTGTACAAAGGCATTGAGCAGTGTGTGAGAGGCAAAAGAATCGGAGATATTTCTTATGCCATTCAATCTCACTGTGAGAAAGAAGGCTACGGTGTTGTGAGAGAGTTGGTAGGACACGGACTTGGCAGAAAAATGCATGAAGAGCCCAATGTTCCCAATTACGGAAGACAAGGTAGTGGTAAAATCATCAAAGATGGTTTGACGATCGCTATCGAACCAATGGTAAATATGGGAACAGAGAAAGTGAAATTTCATAATGATGGTTGGACGGTTACGACTTTAGATAATAAAACTTCAGCGCATTTCGAACATGATGTAGCAGTTGTAAACGGTAAACCTGTATTGCTTTCTACCTTTAAATATGTGCATCAAGCTTTAGGTATCGAAAGTGATGAAGAGAAGCCTTTTCAAATGGAATTTTAA
- a CDS encoding BT0820 family HAD-type phosphatase gives MVSNKKIAVDFDGTIVDDAYPGIGKAKIFAFDTLKKLQSQGYRLILWTYRHGKTLDEAVEFCRKNGVEFYAINSSFEGEVFDSEIQSRKLDADWFIDDRNIGGFPGWGEIYNIINERIEFRVEGKEVLAYSKLKKEKKKGLFW, from the coding sequence ATGGTTAGTAATAAAAAAATTGCTGTAGATTTTGACGGTACAATCGTAGACGATGCGTATCCGGGTATTGGGAAAGCTAAAATTTTTGCGTTTGACACACTTAAGAAATTACAATCCCAAGGCTACAGATTAATACTTTGGACGTACAGACACGGCAAAACCCTTGATGAAGCAGTAGAATTTTGCAGAAAAAACGGTGTTGAGTTTTATGCAATCAATTCAAGTTTTGAAGGAGAAGTTTTTGATAGCGAAATACAATCCAGAAAATTAGATGCAGATTGGTTTATCGATGACAGAAATATTGGCGGTTTTCCGGGATGGGGCGAGATTTACAATATTATTAACGAGAGGATAGAATTCCGTGTTGAGGGCAAAGAAGTTTTAGCTTATTCTAAACTTAAAAAAGAAAAGAAAAAAGGACTTTTCTGGTAG
- a CDS encoding acyl-ACP desaturase: MYNKLVRKEVMGILEKEVSSFLERFLTPIEKIWQPSDYLPDPSSENFKYDLDEIQTFAREMPYDLFVTLIGDCITEEALPSYESWLMGVDGVDQEEKVGWANWVRSWTGEENRHGDLLNKYLYLCGRVNMREVEITTQYLISDGFDLGTSMDPYRNFVYTSFQETATNISHRRVGTLAKQSGNTKLAKMCAVIAADEARHAKAYKHFVAKILELDPSEMILAFEDMMRKKIVMPAHMMRQSGQKAGELWGHFSDAAQRCMVYTGQDYINIMKDLLDEWKIEHVTGLTEKAEKAQEYLMKLPSRLQKITDRVSTPDLQFQFSWVKH; encoded by the coding sequence ATGTACAATAAGCTTGTAAGGAAAGAGGTAATGGGAATATTGGAAAAGGAAGTAAGTTCTTTTCTGGAAAGATTTTTAACTCCAATTGAAAAAATTTGGCAACCGTCTGATTATTTACCCGATCCATCTAGTGAAAATTTCAAGTACGATTTAGATGAAATTCAGACTTTTGCTCGTGAGATGCCTTATGATCTTTTTGTAACGTTGATAGGTGACTGTATTACTGAGGAAGCTTTACCATCCTATGAATCTTGGCTGATGGGCGTTGATGGTGTTGATCAGGAAGAAAAAGTAGGTTGGGCAAACTGGGTAAGATCTTGGACAGGTGAAGAAAATCGTCATGGAGATTTATTGAATAAATATCTCTATTTATGCGGAAGAGTAAATATGAGAGAAGTTGAGATCACTACCCAATATCTGATCAGTGATGGTTTCGATTTGGGAACAAGCATGGATCCTTATAGAAACTTCGTCTACACAAGTTTTCAGGAAACGGCAACCAATATTTCTCACAGAAGAGTAGGAACTTTGGCAAAACAGTCCGGAAATACAAAATTGGCAAAAATGTGTGCTGTGATTGCAGCTGATGAGGCAAGACACGCAAAAGCTTACAAACATTTCGTAGCAAAAATATTGGAATTAGATCCTTCAGAGATGATTTTGGCATTTGAAGATATGATGCGTAAGAAAATCGTAATGCCTGCACACATGATGAGACAATCTGGGCAGAAAGCAGGTGAACTTTGGGGACATTTTTCTGACGCTGCACAACGCTGCATGGTCTATACAGGTCAAGATTACATCAACATCATGAAAGACTTATTAGACGAATGGAAAATTGAGCACGTTACTGGTCTTACCGAAAAAGCAGAAAAAGCTCAGGAATATTTAATGAAACTTCCTTCCAGATTACAGAAAATTACAGACAGAGTTTCTACTCCAGATTTACAGTTTCAGTTTAGTTGGGTGAAACACTAG
- the gpmI gene encoding 2,3-bisphosphoglycerate-independent phosphoglycerate mutase, which translates to MSKKAILAILDGWGLGQNPEVSALAQANTPFIDSCYQKYPHTTLEASGLAVGLPLGQMGNSEVGHMNLGAGRVVYQNLVKLNMAIENGTLGHEEVIQEAFAYAKTENKNVHFIGLVSNGGVHSHINHLKGLLTAASEYGLHENVYVHAFTDGRDCDPHSGLGFIEELQDHMSTTTGALATVIGRYFAMDRDRRWERVKLAYDAMVSGIGERTMDAASVIQNSYNEGVTDEFIKPIILVKDTQIGNEVPVGKIVDNDVVICFNFRTDRGREITEVLCQHDMPEYFMRKLNLHYVTLTNYDKTYENVKVVFDEDVLRETMGEILERNGKTQIRIAETEKYPHVTFFFSGGREEQFEGEKRLLCPSPKDVPTYDLKPEMSAYEITNAILPELQNETADFICLNFANTDMVGHTGVFEAAVKAAETVDKCIEQVATTAYEHGYAVFILADHGNSDVMINADGSPNTQHSTNLVPLIVMDKDHQWNLKPGKLGDMAPTILSVMGVEIPAIMTGEILTS; encoded by the coding sequence ATGTCAAAAAAAGCAATACTGGCAATACTTGACGGTTGGGGATTGGGTCAAAATCCTGAAGTATCTGCACTAGCACAGGCAAATACACCGTTTATCGATAGTTGCTATCAAAAATACCCTCATACTACACTTGAAGCAAGCGGTTTGGCTGTCGGGCTTCCCTTAGGACAGATGGGAAATTCAGAAGTAGGGCACATGAATCTGGGTGCAGGAAGGGTGGTATATCAGAATTTAGTTAAACTCAACATGGCAATTGAAAATGGCACTTTGGGTCATGAAGAAGTCATTCAGGAAGCTTTTGCTTATGCAAAGACAGAGAACAAAAACGTACACTTTATTGGTTTAGTTTCAAATGGAGGAGTGCATTCACATATCAATCATTTAAAAGGATTACTAACCGCTGCAAGTGAATACGGACTGCATGAAAATGTTTACGTACACGCTTTTACCGACGGCAGAGACTGTGATCCGCATTCTGGTTTAGGCTTCATTGAGGAACTTCAGGATCACATGAGTACCACCACTGGTGCTTTGGCTACAGTGATCGGAAGATATTTTGCAATGGACAGAGACAGGCGTTGGGAGCGTGTGAAACTGGCTTATGACGCAATGGTAAGCGGAATCGGGGAGAGAACTATGGATGCAGCTTCTGTAATTCAAAATTCTTATAACGAAGGAGTTACTGATGAATTCATCAAACCTATTATTTTAGTTAAAGATACCCAAATCGGAAATGAAGTTCCGGTAGGAAAGATTGTGGATAATGATGTAGTGATTTGCTTTAATTTCAGAACAGACAGAGGTCGGGAAATCACCGAAGTTCTTTGTCAACATGATATGCCTGAGTATTTTATGCGAAAGCTGAATCTTCATTATGTTACACTCACCAATTATGACAAAACTTACGAGAATGTAAAAGTAGTTTTTGATGAAGATGTTTTAAGAGAAACCATGGGAGAAATTCTCGAAAGAAACGGCAAAACTCAAATCAGAATTGCCGAAACAGAAAAATATCCTCACGTTACCTTTTTCTTTTCCGGAGGTCGTGAAGAGCAATTTGAAGGTGAAAAAAGACTGCTTTGTCCGAGCCCCAAAGACGTTCCTACTTACGATCTGAAACCAGAAATGTCTGCTTATGAAATTACCAATGCCATCCTTCCGGAATTACAAAATGAAACTGCAGATTTTATTTGTTTAAATTTTGCAAATACCGACATGGTAGGTCACACAGGAGTTTTTGAAGCTGCAGTAAAAGCTGCAGAAACTGTAGATAAATGCATTGAACAAGTGGCTACAACTGCTTACGAACACGGTTATGCTGTTTTTATTCTTGCAGATCATGGGAATTCTGACGTTATGATCAATGCAGACGGTTCTCCCAACACGCAACATTCTACCAATCTGGTTCCTTTAATTGTGATGGATAAAGATCATCAATGGAATTTAAAACCCGGGAAATTAGGTGATATGGCTCCTACAATTTTATCTGTAATGGGTGTCGAGATTCCTGCAATTATGACTGGAGAAATTCTAACAAGCTAA
- a CDS encoding translation initiation factor, with translation MDLRDQLKNLFPEHEEQDFQMPEEQFRQKEPLVCKFEKKGRNGKPVTIVEGWEGSEEDLKKISKKIKTTLGIGGSEKDGTIIIQGDNRDKIMSILKDMGFKTKRVGG, from the coding sequence ATGGATTTACGTGATCAACTCAAAAACCTTTTTCCTGAGCATGAAGAGCAGGATTTTCAGATGCCCGAAGAGCAGTTTAGACAAAAAGAACCTTTGGTTTGTAAGTTTGAAAAGAAAGGCAGAAACGGAAAACCCGTGACCATTGTTGAAGGTTGGGAAGGTAGTGAGGAAGATTTGAAAAAAATCTCAAAAAAAATAAAAACCACACTGGGAATCGGTGGTTCTGAAAAAGATGGCACAATCATTATACAAGGCGACAACCGTGATAAAATCATGAGTATCCTGAAAGATATGGGTTTTAAAACCAAAAGAGTCGGCGGATAA
- a CDS encoding leucine-rich repeat domain-containing protein, with the protein MKKIILMIALLSVYHLNAQIDPLKYPTYTNIEDAMKSEKTVYSMSFRDKGMFNLPADLVKMDSLFFLNIMGNKLEKMDKEIFSLKELEILNVNANSIKFIPDEIGKLQKLTTFSMNLNSLTKVNPNLAQLQKLKVVHFDANNLNVFPEALLEIPSLEEINLSSNQISFISKDLDQIKNLKFLNLSANQINDLTDVKFPEKIKYLELQQNFIMQLPEYLFKSKNLEFLNVSDNNLKEISPKVKGLRAVVSMNLANNQLKDLPEEFKNLKNLKTLILAGNPIEKSTVEKLKKLMPQTQIYF; encoded by the coding sequence ATGAAAAAAATTATTCTGATGATTGCATTGTTATCTGTTTATCATTTAAATGCACAAATTGATCCTCTAAAATATCCCACATATACCAATATCGAAGATGCTATGAAGAGTGAGAAAACTGTGTACAGCATGAGTTTCAGAGATAAAGGAATGTTCAATCTTCCGGCTGATCTTGTAAAGATGGATTCGCTTTTTTTTCTGAATATTATGGGTAATAAATTGGAAAAAATGGATAAAGAAATCTTTAGTTTGAAGGAACTCGAAATTTTAAATGTAAATGCAAATAGTATTAAATTTATTCCTGACGAAATAGGAAAGCTGCAAAAACTGACTACTTTTTCGATGAATCTGAATAGTCTTACAAAGGTAAATCCCAATCTTGCGCAGTTACAGAAACTAAAAGTCGTGCATTTTGATGCCAATAATCTGAATGTTTTTCCGGAAGCATTGTTGGAAATTCCAAGTTTAGAAGAAATTAATCTCAGCAGTAATCAGATCAGTTTTATTTCGAAAGATTTAGATCAGATTAAAAATTTAAAGTTTCTCAATCTTTCTGCCAACCAGATCAATGATCTTACCGATGTGAAATTTCCGGAAAAGATAAAATATCTCGAGCTTCAGCAAAATTTTATAATGCAGCTTCCTGAATATTTATTTAAATCTAAAAATTTGGAGTTTTTAAATGTGAGCGACAACAATCTTAAAGAAATCTCACCAAAAGTAAAAGGATTGCGAGCCGTGGTCAGTATGAATTTGGCAAACAATCAGCTGAAAGATCTTCCTGAAGAATTTAAAAATCTTAAAAACCTTAAAACTCTGATTCTGGCGGGAAATCCTATCGAAAAATCGACGGTTGAAAAATTAAAAAAATTAATGCCTCAGACGCAGATTTATTTTTAA